In a single window of the Sander lucioperca isolate FBNREF2018 chromosome 19, SLUC_FBN_1.2, whole genome shotgun sequence genome:
- the tfap2b gene encoding transcription factor AP-2-beta isoform X1, with protein MLWKLVENVKYEDIYEDRHDGVSSHSSRLSQLGSVSHAGPYSSAPPLSHAPSSDFQPPYFPPPYQPLAHYQSQDPYSHVSDPYSLNSLHQSQQSAWGARQRQDAGERMDSSALLAQPRASLPQLSGLDPRRDYGVRRPDVLLHSAHPGLEPGMGDGLLHGLHGMEDVQTIDDTNGTSILDQSVIKKVPMPHKNMASLMAGKDGLIGGITVNINEVFCSVPGRLSLLSSTSKYKVTVGEVQRRLSPPECLNASLLGGVLRRAKSKNGGKCLREKLEKIGLNLPAGRRKAANVTLLTSLVEGEAVHLARDFGYICETEFPTKAVSEYLNRQHADPNELHTRKNMLLATKQLCKEFTDLLAQDRTPLGNSRPSPILEPGIQSCLSHFSFITHGFGSPAICAALTTLQNYLNEALKGLDKMFLNNPPNNRHGDGGNKADKEEKQRK; from the exons ATGCTGTGGAAACTAGTTGAGAATGTCAAGTATGAAGATATTTACGAG GACCGGCATGACGGTGTCTCGAGCCACAGCTCGCGCCTGTCCCAGCTGGGCTCGGTATCGCATGCGGGTCCCTACTCCAGCGCGCCACCGCTGTCTCATGCGCCCTCGTCGGACTTCCAGCCTCCGTACTTTCCGCCACCGTACCAGCCGCTTGCTCACTACCAGAGCCAGGACCCGTACTCCCACGTCAGCGATCCGTATTCCCTGAACTCCCTGCACCAGAGCCAGCAGAGCGCATGGGGGGCGCGGCAGCGACAGGACGCCGGGGAGCGGATGGATAGCTCCGCTCTGTTGGCGCAACCTCGGGCCTCGCTGCCTCAGCTGTCCGGGCTGGACCCACGGCGGGACTACGGTGTGCGGCGGCCTGATGTGCTGCTGCACTCCGCTCACCCGGGACTGGAGCCCGGTATGGGCGACGGACTGCTGCACGGGCTGCATGGTATGGAAGATGTTCAG ACCATTGACGACACAAACGGAACGAGCATCCTGGATCAATCAGTAATTAAGAAAG TTCCCATGCCACACAAGAACATGGCCTCTCTGATGGCCGGCAAGGACGGCCTGATCGGGGGAATCACCGTCAACATTAACGAGGTGTTCTGCTCGGTACCGGGCCGCCTGTCGCTGCTCAGCTCCACCTCCAAGTACAAAGTGACCGTAGGGGAGGTGCAGAGGAGACTGTCCCCGCCCGAGTGCCTCAACGCCTCCCTGTTGGGGGGCGTGTTGAGAAG AGCAAAGTCCAAAAACGGTGGGAAATGTCTGAGAGAAAAGCTGGAGAAGATTGGACTCAATTTACCTGCAGGAAGACGCAAAGCTGCCAATGTCACATTACTAACATCTCTTGTAGAAG GTGAAGCCGTCCACCTGGCCCGGGATTTCGGTTACATCTGCGAGACGGAGTTTCCCACCAAAGCCGTGAGCGAGTACCTCAACCGGCAGCACGCGGACCCCAACGAGCTGCACACGCGGAAAAACATGCTGCTGGCGACAAA ACAGCTGTGTAAGGAGTTCACAGACCTACTGGCCCAGGATAGGACTCCCCTGGGCAACTCCAGGCCCAGCCCCATCCTGGAGCCCGGCATCCAGAGCTGCCTCTCCCACTTCTCCTTCATCACGCACGGCTTCGGCTCACCTGCCATCTGCGCAGCGCTCACCACTCTCCAGAACTACCTCAACGAGGCTCTCAAAGGACTCGACAAGATGTTTCTTAACAACCCTCCCAACAACCGGCACGGGGACGGCGGCAACAAGGCCGACAAAGAGGAGAAACAGCGGAAATGA
- the tfap2b gene encoding transcription factor AP-2-beta isoform X2 — translation MLVHSYSTADRHDGVSSHSSRLSQLGSVSHAGPYSSAPPLSHAPSSDFQPPYFPPPYQPLAHYQSQDPYSHVSDPYSLNSLHQSQQSAWGARQRQDAGERMDSSALLAQPRASLPQLSGLDPRRDYGVRRPDVLLHSAHPGLEPGMGDGLLHGLHGMEDVQTIDDTNGTSILDQSVIKKVPMPHKNMASLMAGKDGLIGGITVNINEVFCSVPGRLSLLSSTSKYKVTVGEVQRRLSPPECLNASLLGGVLRRAKSKNGGKCLREKLEKIGLNLPAGRRKAANVTLLTSLVEGEAVHLARDFGYICETEFPTKAVSEYLNRQHADPNELHTRKNMLLATKQLCKEFTDLLAQDRTPLGNSRPSPILEPGIQSCLSHFSFITHGFGSPAICAALTTLQNYLNEALKGLDKMFLNNPPNNRHGDGGNKADKEEKQRK, via the exons ATGTTAGTTCACTCCTACTCCACTGCG GACCGGCATGACGGTGTCTCGAGCCACAGCTCGCGCCTGTCCCAGCTGGGCTCGGTATCGCATGCGGGTCCCTACTCCAGCGCGCCACCGCTGTCTCATGCGCCCTCGTCGGACTTCCAGCCTCCGTACTTTCCGCCACCGTACCAGCCGCTTGCTCACTACCAGAGCCAGGACCCGTACTCCCACGTCAGCGATCCGTATTCCCTGAACTCCCTGCACCAGAGCCAGCAGAGCGCATGGGGGGCGCGGCAGCGACAGGACGCCGGGGAGCGGATGGATAGCTCCGCTCTGTTGGCGCAACCTCGGGCCTCGCTGCCTCAGCTGTCCGGGCTGGACCCACGGCGGGACTACGGTGTGCGGCGGCCTGATGTGCTGCTGCACTCCGCTCACCCGGGACTGGAGCCCGGTATGGGCGACGGACTGCTGCACGGGCTGCATGGTATGGAAGATGTTCAG ACCATTGACGACACAAACGGAACGAGCATCCTGGATCAATCAGTAATTAAGAAAG TTCCCATGCCACACAAGAACATGGCCTCTCTGATGGCCGGCAAGGACGGCCTGATCGGGGGAATCACCGTCAACATTAACGAGGTGTTCTGCTCGGTACCGGGCCGCCTGTCGCTGCTCAGCTCCACCTCCAAGTACAAAGTGACCGTAGGGGAGGTGCAGAGGAGACTGTCCCCGCCCGAGTGCCTCAACGCCTCCCTGTTGGGGGGCGTGTTGAGAAG AGCAAAGTCCAAAAACGGTGGGAAATGTCTGAGAGAAAAGCTGGAGAAGATTGGACTCAATTTACCTGCAGGAAGACGCAAAGCTGCCAATGTCACATTACTAACATCTCTTGTAGAAG GTGAAGCCGTCCACCTGGCCCGGGATTTCGGTTACATCTGCGAGACGGAGTTTCCCACCAAAGCCGTGAGCGAGTACCTCAACCGGCAGCACGCGGACCCCAACGAGCTGCACACGCGGAAAAACATGCTGCTGGCGACAAA ACAGCTGTGTAAGGAGTTCACAGACCTACTGGCCCAGGATAGGACTCCCCTGGGCAACTCCAGGCCCAGCCCCATCCTGGAGCCCGGCATCCAGAGCTGCCTCTCCCACTTCTCCTTCATCACGCACGGCTTCGGCTCACCTGCCATCTGCGCAGCGCTCACCACTCTCCAGAACTACCTCAACGAGGCTCTCAAAGGACTCGACAAGATGTTTCTTAACAACCCTCCCAACAACCGGCACGGGGACGGCGGCAACAAGGCCGACAAAGAGGAGAAACAGCGGAAATGA